A stretch of the Festucalex cinctus isolate MCC-2025b chromosome 20, RoL_Fcin_1.0, whole genome shotgun sequence genome encodes the following:
- the lztfl1 gene encoding leucine zipper transcription factor-like protein 1, which yields MAEFGCNEHHQNEVINYMRFARSKRLLRLKTVDSCFEELKESRLVEETFTVDEVRDMLDGLRAVVRGELEMELINMAHTNVLLLRQLFFQAEKYYLRLQVDISELENRELLEQVAEFEKTDFKVLDKMNQDGSKPKLAPLNESGVSDLLNKEIAKLQEENDNLKAKLRTLELQAMNVLDEKTKAQRALQDLQKVQGDQQLTAQSKEISCLEDTVAALRENYERSLTVNAASQKDLQENLVSAKHELLRVQEQLALAEKELDKKFQQTAAYRNMKEILSKKNEQIKDIRKRLQKYEPNE from the exons ATG GCCGAATTTGGGTGTAACGAGCATCACCAGAACGAGGTGATCAACTACATGCGATTCGCTCGATCCAAACGCTTGCTGAGGCTCAAGACCGTGGATTCCTGTTTTGAAGAACTGAAAGAGAGCAG GCTGGTGGAAGAGACATTCACGGTGGACGAGGTGCGCGACATGCTTGACGGGCTGCGCGCGGTGGTGCGCGGTGAGCTGGAGATGGAGCTCATCAACATGGCGCACACCAACGTCCTGTTGCTGCGGCAGCTCTTCTTCCAGGCGGAAAAGTACTACCTGCGCCTGCAGGTGGACATATCCGAGCTGGAGAACAG GGAGTTACTCGAGCAAGTCGCCGAATTTGAGAAGACTGACTTTAAAGTCTTGGATAAG ATGAACCAGGACGGCAGCAAACCCAAGTTGGCGCCGCTGAACGAAAGCGGCGTTTCCGACCTTCTGAACAAG GAGATTGCAAAACTTCAGGAGGAGAACGATAATCTGAAAGCCAAACTGCGCACTTTGGAATTGCAG GCAATGAATGTTCTGGATGAGAAGACAAAGGCCCAGAGAGCCCTCCAAGATCTCCAGAAGGTGCAAGGTGACCAGCAG TTGACGGCACAATCCAAGGAGATCAGCTGTCTGGAGGACACGGTGGCTGCTCTCAGGGAGAACTACGAGCGCTCGCTGACCGTCAACGCCGCCTCCCAGAAGGACCTGCAGGAGAACCTGGTCTCAGCCAAACACGAACTCCTGCGGGTGCAGGAGCAGCTGGCCTTGGCGGAGAAG GAGCTGGACAAGAAGTTCCAGCAAACGGCGGCCTACCGCAACATGAAGGAGATCCTGTCCAAGAAGAACGAGCAGATCAAGGACATCAGGAAACGATTGCAGAA ATACGAGCCCAACGAATGA
- the LOC144009332 gene encoding C-C chemokine receptor type 9-like isoform X1, translated as MDDFFPSPYMTTATDDLITQDPLDYSGDYDTGPTQITGMCDRSWVRQFRGRYEPPLFWTIFALGAAGNLMVVWIYGSARRQRLKTMTDVYLLNLAVADLLFLCTLPFWAADAVRGWRFGGPLCKGVSAVYKVNVFSGTFLLTCISVDRYIAIVQVAKAQNWKRKRLLYSKAACAAVWLLSALLALPEFLFARVKTDLSGSSFCVMVYWDNANNRTKILVLALQICAGFVLPLLVMAFCYSVIVRTLLRARSFEKHKALRVVFAVVFAFVASQLPYNGLLMVEASQAANATITDCGAVKRFDVAGQVAKSLAYTHACLNPFLYVFVGVRFRQDLLKLLRSCARGPGRGGVAKFQAVPKRPSLGTDTETTPALSL; from the exons ATGGATGATTTTTTCCCTTCGCCATATATGACTACAGCAACTGATGACTTAATCACT CAGGACCCTTTGGATTACTCGGGCGACTACGACACGGGCCCCACCCAGATTACCGGCATGTGCGACCGGAGCTGGGTCCGTCAGTTCCGAGGTCGCTACGAGCCGCCCCTCTTCTGGACCATCTTCGCGCTGGGTGCGGCCGGCAACCTGATGGTGGTGTGGATCTACGGCAGCGCGCGGCGCCAGCGCCTCAAGACCATGACGGACGTCTACCTGCTCAACCTAGCCGTGGCCGACCTCCTCTTCCTGTGCACTCTGCCCTTCTGGGCGGCCGACGCCGTCAGGGGCTGGCGTTTCGGCGGCCCGCTCTGCAAGGGCGTGTCTGCCGTCTACAAGGTCAACGTGTTCAGCGGCACCTTCCTGCTGACGTGCATCAGCGTGGACCGCTACATCGCTATCGTGCAGGTGGCCAAAGCTCAGAACTGGAAGCGTAAGCGTCTGCTGTACAGCAAAGCGGCCTGCGCGGCCGTGTGGCTCCTCTCCGCCCTCCTCGCCTTGCCCGAGTTCCTCTTCGCGCGGGTGAAGACGGACCTGAGCGGGTCCTCCTTCTGTGTGATGGTCTACTGGGACAACGCCAACAACCGTACCAAGATCCTGGTGCTGGCCTTGCAGATCTGCGCGGGCTTCGTCCTGCCTCTCCTGGTCATGGCCTTCTGCTACTCGGTCATTGTCCGCACGCTCCTGCGGGCCCGGAGCTTCGAGAAGCACAAGGCGCTGCGGGTGGTCTTCGCGGTGGTCTTCGCCTTCGTGGCCTCGCAGCTGCCGTACAACGGCCTGCTGATGGTGGAGGCCTCGCAGGCGGCCAACGCCACCATCACCGACTGCGGCGCCGTCAAGCGCTTCGACGTGGCCGGCCAGGTTGCCAAGAGTTTGGCGTACACGCACGCCTGCCTCAACCCGTTCTTGTACGTCTTCGTCGGCGTGCGCTTCCGGCAGGACCTCCTCAAGTTGTTGCGGTCGTGCGCCCGAGGGCCGGGCAGGGGCGGGGTCGCCAAATTCCAGGCGGTTCCCAAGCGGCCGTCGCTCGGGACGGACACCGAAACCACGCCGGCGCTTTCATTATGA
- the LOC144009332 gene encoding C-C chemokine receptor type 9-like isoform X2 — translation MDDFFPSPYMTTATDDLITDPLDYSGDYDTGPTQITGMCDRSWVRQFRGRYEPPLFWTIFALGAAGNLMVVWIYGSARRQRLKTMTDVYLLNLAVADLLFLCTLPFWAADAVRGWRFGGPLCKGVSAVYKVNVFSGTFLLTCISVDRYIAIVQVAKAQNWKRKRLLYSKAACAAVWLLSALLALPEFLFARVKTDLSGSSFCVMVYWDNANNRTKILVLALQICAGFVLPLLVMAFCYSVIVRTLLRARSFEKHKALRVVFAVVFAFVASQLPYNGLLMVEASQAANATITDCGAVKRFDVAGQVAKSLAYTHACLNPFLYVFVGVRFRQDLLKLLRSCARGPGRGGVAKFQAVPKRPSLGTDTETTPALSL, via the exons ATGGATGATTTTTTCCCTTCGCCATATATGACTACAGCAACTGATGACTTAATCACT GACCCTTTGGATTACTCGGGCGACTACGACACGGGCCCCACCCAGATTACCGGCATGTGCGACCGGAGCTGGGTCCGTCAGTTCCGAGGTCGCTACGAGCCGCCCCTCTTCTGGACCATCTTCGCGCTGGGTGCGGCCGGCAACCTGATGGTGGTGTGGATCTACGGCAGCGCGCGGCGCCAGCGCCTCAAGACCATGACGGACGTCTACCTGCTCAACCTAGCCGTGGCCGACCTCCTCTTCCTGTGCACTCTGCCCTTCTGGGCGGCCGACGCCGTCAGGGGCTGGCGTTTCGGCGGCCCGCTCTGCAAGGGCGTGTCTGCCGTCTACAAGGTCAACGTGTTCAGCGGCACCTTCCTGCTGACGTGCATCAGCGTGGACCGCTACATCGCTATCGTGCAGGTGGCCAAAGCTCAGAACTGGAAGCGTAAGCGTCTGCTGTACAGCAAAGCGGCCTGCGCGGCCGTGTGGCTCCTCTCCGCCCTCCTCGCCTTGCCCGAGTTCCTCTTCGCGCGGGTGAAGACGGACCTGAGCGGGTCCTCCTTCTGTGTGATGGTCTACTGGGACAACGCCAACAACCGTACCAAGATCCTGGTGCTGGCCTTGCAGATCTGCGCGGGCTTCGTCCTGCCTCTCCTGGTCATGGCCTTCTGCTACTCGGTCATTGTCCGCACGCTCCTGCGGGCCCGGAGCTTCGAGAAGCACAAGGCGCTGCGGGTGGTCTTCGCGGTGGTCTTCGCCTTCGTGGCCTCGCAGCTGCCGTACAACGGCCTGCTGATGGTGGAGGCCTCGCAGGCGGCCAACGCCACCATCACCGACTGCGGCGCCGTCAAGCGCTTCGACGTGGCCGGCCAGGTTGCCAAGAGTTTGGCGTACACGCACGCCTGCCTCAACCCGTTCTTGTACGTCTTCGTCGGCGTGCGCTTCCGGCAGGACCTCCTCAAGTTGTTGCGGTCGTGCGCCCGAGGGCCGGGCAGGGGCGGGGTCGCCAAATTCCAGGCGGTTCCCAAGCGGCCGTCGCTCGGGACGGACACCGAAACCACGCCGGCGCTTTCATTATGA
- the LOC144009332 gene encoding C-C chemokine receptor type 9-like isoform X3 produces MCDRSWVRQFRGRYEPPLFWTIFALGAAGNLMVVWIYGSARRQRLKTMTDVYLLNLAVADLLFLCTLPFWAADAVRGWRFGGPLCKGVSAVYKVNVFSGTFLLTCISVDRYIAIVQVAKAQNWKRKRLLYSKAACAAVWLLSALLALPEFLFARVKTDLSGSSFCVMVYWDNANNRTKILVLALQICAGFVLPLLVMAFCYSVIVRTLLRARSFEKHKALRVVFAVVFAFVASQLPYNGLLMVEASQAANATITDCGAVKRFDVAGQVAKSLAYTHACLNPFLYVFVGVRFRQDLLKLLRSCARGPGRGGVAKFQAVPKRPSLGTDTETTPALSL; encoded by the coding sequence ATGTGCGACCGGAGCTGGGTCCGTCAGTTCCGAGGTCGCTACGAGCCGCCCCTCTTCTGGACCATCTTCGCGCTGGGTGCGGCCGGCAACCTGATGGTGGTGTGGATCTACGGCAGCGCGCGGCGCCAGCGCCTCAAGACCATGACGGACGTCTACCTGCTCAACCTAGCCGTGGCCGACCTCCTCTTCCTGTGCACTCTGCCCTTCTGGGCGGCCGACGCCGTCAGGGGCTGGCGTTTCGGCGGCCCGCTCTGCAAGGGCGTGTCTGCCGTCTACAAGGTCAACGTGTTCAGCGGCACCTTCCTGCTGACGTGCATCAGCGTGGACCGCTACATCGCTATCGTGCAGGTGGCCAAAGCTCAGAACTGGAAGCGTAAGCGTCTGCTGTACAGCAAAGCGGCCTGCGCGGCCGTGTGGCTCCTCTCCGCCCTCCTCGCCTTGCCCGAGTTCCTCTTCGCGCGGGTGAAGACGGACCTGAGCGGGTCCTCCTTCTGTGTGATGGTCTACTGGGACAACGCCAACAACCGTACCAAGATCCTGGTGCTGGCCTTGCAGATCTGCGCGGGCTTCGTCCTGCCTCTCCTGGTCATGGCCTTCTGCTACTCGGTCATTGTCCGCACGCTCCTGCGGGCCCGGAGCTTCGAGAAGCACAAGGCGCTGCGGGTGGTCTTCGCGGTGGTCTTCGCCTTCGTGGCCTCGCAGCTGCCGTACAACGGCCTGCTGATGGTGGAGGCCTCGCAGGCGGCCAACGCCACCATCACCGACTGCGGCGCCGTCAAGCGCTTCGACGTGGCCGGCCAGGTTGCCAAGAGTTTGGCGTACACGCACGCCTGCCTCAACCCGTTCTTGTACGTCTTCGTCGGCGTGCGCTTCCGGCAGGACCTCCTCAAGTTGTTGCGGTCGTGCGCCCGAGGGCCGGGCAGGGGCGGGGTCGCCAAATTCCAGGCGGTTCCCAAGCGGCCGTCGCTCGGGACGGACACCGAAACCACGCCGGCGCTTTCATTATGA